From the Halalkalicoccus sp. CGA53 genome, one window contains:
- the azf gene encoding NAD-dependent glucose-6-phosphate dehydrogenase Azf translates to MDGPVLLTGSEGRVGRAILAGLGERYDWRLLDREPPREDHPGEFVVADVTDESEMRSAVEDASAVIHLAGDPRREAPWNSVLRNNIDGTYVTMLAAAEAGVERFVFASSNHAVGAYETDERTPDIYRPDDEFRLTGDEPYRPGNVYGVSKATGEILGRYFHDEYGLSVVCVRIGNLTKGHPPEDYERGQAMWLSHRDCAHLFDRCLRAEYGYEIVYGISDNDRKYYSIDRAREVLGYRPRDNSAEHVD, encoded by the coding sequence ATGGACGGCCCTGTCCTGCTCACCGGCTCCGAGGGACGCGTCGGTCGGGCGATCCTCGCCGGGCTGGGCGAGCGCTACGACTGGCGTCTGCTCGACCGCGAACCCCCCAGAGAGGATCACCCCGGCGAGTTCGTGGTCGCGGACGTGACCGACGAGTCGGAGATGCGCTCGGCGGTCGAGGACGCCAGTGCGGTGATCCACCTCGCGGGCGATCCGAGACGGGAGGCACCCTGGAACAGCGTTCTACGGAACAACATCGACGGGACGTACGTCACGATGCTGGCGGCCGCGGAGGCCGGGGTCGAGCGGTTCGTCTTCGCCTCCTCGAACCACGCCGTCGGCGCCTACGAGACCGACGAACGCACGCCCGACATCTACCGGCCCGACGACGAGTTTCGGCTGACCGGCGACGAACCCTACCGGCCGGGCAACGTCTACGGCGTCTCGAAGGCCACCGGCGAGATCCTCGGCCGGTACTTCCACGACGAGTACGGCCTCTCGGTGGTCTGCGTCCGCATCGGCAACCTGACGAAGGGCCACCCGCCGGAGGACTACGAGCGCGGACAGGCGATGTGGCTGAGCCACCGCGACTGCGCTCACCTCTTCGACCGGTGTCTACGAGCGGAGTACGGCTACGAGATCGTCTACGGCATCAGCGACAACGACCGGAAGTACTACTCGATCGACCGCGCCCGCGAGGTGCTCGGCTACCGGCCCAGGGACAACTCCGCCGAACACGTCGACTAG
- a CDS encoding DUF309 domain-containing protein, translating into MRGPLRAGIAIYNAGEHHAAHDAWEGVWLGLDRESDEARLLQGLIQFTATIYHARGRNWTGATGLAGSALAYLEGLGDRPNGVDLRPVRGTLSLLASDPEWIERSEPPPLTHENEALSLSELDFEESTIAAAVFAEEGDGYDEAIVETAIEYADRDLESGYETSPFVTLVLDFAREPDRREIAYRRLEEHVSRRLAEEEDVSGLF; encoded by the coding sequence ATGCGCGGACCGCTCCGTGCCGGTATCGCCATCTACAACGCCGGCGAACACCACGCCGCCCACGACGCCTGGGAGGGGGTCTGGCTCGGACTGGACCGGGAGAGCGACGAAGCACGTCTCCTCCAGGGGCTGATACAGTTCACCGCCACGATCTATCACGCGAGGGGGAGAAACTGGACTGGGGCAACCGGCCTCGCCGGGAGTGCGCTCGCCTATCTGGAGGGTCTCGGCGACCGCCCGAACGGCGTGGACCTGCGGCCCGTTCGCGGGACGCTCTCCCTTCTCGCGAGCGATCCGGAGTGGATCGAACGCTCGGAACCGCCTCCGCTCACTCACGAGAACGAGGCGCTCTCGCTCTCCGAGCTGGACTTCGAGGAGAGTACGATAGCAGCGGCGGTGTTCGCGGAGGAGGGAGACGGCTACGACGAGGCGATCGTCGAGACGGCGATCGAGTACGCCGATCGAGACCTCGAATCGGGGTACGAGACGAGCCCGTTCGTCACGCTCGTTCTGGATTTCGCCCGCGAACCCGACCGGAGAGAGATCGCGTACCGGCGGCTAGAGGAACACGTCTCGCGGCGACTCGCGGAGGAAGAGGACGTCTCCGGGCTGTTCTAG
- a CDS encoding nucleotidyltransferase family protein, which translates to MDALGLVTAAGKSTRMGGFPKPLLWFGEDRFVERIVGTYQESGVDNQLVVLGYEAETVNERAELASADSVYNENFESGMLSSVQIGVHHAKTLGVEGMFLWPVDFPCVTSDIAKQLWQRFQDTDADIAVPAYQGDRGHPALFGRSTFTKLLEAPETEGARAVVYSDEIEVVEVEVSTNRILVDIDTPTEYWDAVKNYEPDYSSDRQTVKRER; encoded by the coding sequence ATGGACGCGTTAGGATTAGTAACCGCTGCGGGGAAATCGACCCGAATGGGTGGGTTTCCCAAACCACTTCTCTGGTTCGGTGAAGACAGATTTGTCGAGCGGATCGTGGGAACTTACCAGGAGTCTGGGGTCGATAATCAACTAGTAGTACTTGGATATGAAGCGGAGACGGTAAACGAGCGTGCGGAGCTTGCGTCAGCCGATAGTGTCTACAACGAGAATTTCGAATCGGGTATGCTCTCCAGTGTACAGATCGGGGTTCACCACGCAAAAACGCTTGGCGTAGAAGGAATGTTTCTCTGGCCAGTCGATTTTCCATGTGTCACCAGTGATATTGCCAAACAACTTTGGCAGCGGTTCCAAGATACCGATGCAGATATCGCTGTACCAGCATACCAAGGTGACCGAGGGCATCCAGCTCTGTTTGGTAGGTCCACCTTCACGAAGCTTCTCGAGGCTCCTGAAACAGAGGGAGCTCGTGCTGTCGTATACTCTGACGAGATCGAAGTGGTAGAAGTAGAGGTCAGTACGAATCGGATCCTAGTGGATATCGATACGCCGACGGAGTACTGGGATGCTGTAAAGAATTACGAACCAGACTATAGTTCTGATCGACAGACAGTAAAGCGGGAGAGATAG
- a CDS encoding cytochrome b/b6 domain-containing protein: MVELLGFEIFRYERAGGQEIVTGLSWDVLLILTFIAFFVFLIHFIVRDILNPADHSTAKDGPSPQEVERNLERQGIDEVHRFTATQRASHWIMAISVFLLMLSGFVLMNPNLTLQPPLEFSWLDIHIIFSIVFIGYIIFHIGHVAFKGTWMAMWIGRREIEDLWIRFNHLIGRRDEYPRQFKYPSAQKFLHLGVTGASIGVVITGIILLRRVPIPGLWGETREFTFLGIQFGIGLGQPGWGLVTWSFVLHDLFAILLVGLVLGHIYFALRPEEWGITKSMITGYVSRNTYAEKYSPTSWDIGVGGGTETPATDGGSSETSPSKKADQRSGEKKNQSD; encoded by the coding sequence ATGGTTGAACTCCTCGGATTCGAAATATTCCGATACGAAAGGGCCGGAGGGCAAGAGATAGTGACCGGTCTCAGTTGGGACGTACTCTTGATACTCACCTTTATCGCGTTCTTCGTGTTTTTAATACACTTTATCGTGAGGGACATCCTGAATCCAGCGGACCATTCCACTGCAAAAGACGGACCGTCTCCTCAAGAAGTAGAGAGAAATCTGGAACGACAGGGCATAGATGAAGTCCACAGGTTCACGGCTACTCAGCGAGCATCACACTGGATAATGGCGATCTCCGTGTTCCTCCTGATGCTCTCAGGATTCGTCCTTATGAATCCGAATCTCACTCTTCAACCTCCTCTCGAGTTCTCCTGGTTAGACATTCATATAATCTTCAGCATAGTCTTCATCGGATACATAATATTCCATATCGGCCATGTTGCGTTTAAGGGAACATGGATGGCGATGTGGATCGGGCGTAGAGAGATCGAAGACCTCTGGATTCGATTCAACCATCTTATCGGTCGACGGGATGAATATCCCAGACAATTCAAGTACCCCAGCGCTCAGAAATTCCTTCACCTCGGAGTAACGGGGGCTTCTATCGGTGTAGTCATCACTGGTATCATACTGTTGCGCCGAGTCCCTATCCCAGGTCTCTGGGGTGAGACCCGAGAATTCACATTCCTCGGTATACAGTTCGGTATCGGTTTGGGGCAGCCAGGATGGGGACTCGTCACATGGTCGTTCGTCCTACATGACCTCTTCGCGATTTTGCTCGTTGGGTTAGTTCTGGGTCACATATATTTCGCGCTGAGACCAGAGGAATGGGGGATCACGAAAAGCATGATCACTGGGTACGTTTCCCGAAACACGTATGCGGAGAAATACTCGCCTACTAGCTGGGATATCGGTGTTGGTGGTGGAACAGAGACACCAGCCACAGATGGTGGGTCAAGCGAAACAAGCCCCTCCAAGAAAGCTGATCAGAGGTCAGGCGAAAAAAAGAACCAGTCAGACTAA
- a CDS encoding DUF5790 family protein has product MSQSTLDDDDLFGEAASEMRADVEESLSAAREELPDADSIWKTEAENVLGVLNGLKSALDVGEAADRLREAKKWFVIGQRADAFEDASDLEEEIEEVEALIGEIESARESVSELTSTVPGLKGSLEEAEAGGGTEDDAEETDDEGQAAEADD; this is encoded by the coding sequence ATGAGCCAGTCCACACTCGACGACGACGACCTCTTCGGCGAGGCGGCGAGCGAGATGCGCGCGGACGTCGAGGAGAGCCTCTCGGCCGCACGCGAGGAGCTTCCCGACGCGGATTCGATCTGGAAGACCGAGGCCGAGAACGTCCTCGGCGTGCTCAACGGACTGAAGTCCGCCCTCGACGTGGGCGAGGCCGCGGATCGGCTCCGGGAGGCGAAGAAGTGGTTCGTCATCGGCCAGCGCGCCGACGCTTTCGAGGACGCGAGCGATCTGGAAGAGGAGATCGAGGAGGTCGAGGCACTGATCGGCGAGATCGAGAGCGCACGCGAGTCGGTGAGCGAACTCACCAGCACGGTTCCGGGGCTGAAGGGCAGTCTCGAGGAGGCGGAAGCCGGAGGGGGGACCGAAGACGATGCGGAGGAGACGGACGACGAGGGCCAAGCCGCCGAGGCCGACGACTAG
- a CDS encoding DUF5789 family protein, which translates to MSDEQDSREQGIDFGELDERLSELDYPVDNDGLLDEHGDAEISHPNGTETLSDVLDEAEGQTYETEEELREMVFNMVGEEAVGREGYSDRGGSAESEGIQDDQESF; encoded by the coding sequence ATGAGCGACGAGCAGGATTCGAGAGAGCAGGGTATCGACTTCGGCGAACTGGACGAGCGACTCTCGGAGCTCGACTACCCGGTCGACAACGACGGCCTCCTCGACGAACACGGCGACGCCGAGATCTCCCACCCCAACGGGACCGAGACGCTCTCCGACGTCCTTGACGAGGCAGAGGGTCAAACCTACGAGACCGAGGAGGAGCTCAGGGAGATGGTGTTCAACATGGTCGGCGAGGAGGCGGTCGGCCGGGAGGGCTACAGCGACAGGGGTGGCTCCGCCGAGTCAGAGGGGATCCAGGACGACCAGGAGTCGTTCTAG
- a CDS encoding creatininase family protein, which produces MRLAEATTTEAAATETSLALLPVGSTEQHGPHLPLGTDCMTASAVAEAAADAYGDEVVLAPTVPIGVAEEHRAFSGTLWVSPDTFRSYVRETVASLAYHGWDRVVVVNGHGGNVRALGEVCELISRHDAAYAVAFTWFEAVDDHTSEMGHGGPLETALVRHSDPELVREGRVEEARAGAADRWGEWVSTVNLAVDSAEFTENGVVGDPTEGSAERGEELEALAASALVRLLEAIEGRDPSDLDGGRSV; this is translated from the coding sequence ATGAGACTCGCCGAAGCGACGACGACCGAAGCGGCGGCGACGGAGACGTCGCTCGCGCTGCTCCCCGTCGGGAGCACCGAACAGCACGGCCCGCACCTCCCCCTCGGAACCGACTGCATGACCGCGAGCGCCGTCGCGGAGGCCGCCGCGGACGCCTACGGGGACGAGGTGGTCCTCGCGCCGACCGTACCTATCGGAGTCGCCGAGGAGCATCGGGCGTTCTCGGGCACGCTCTGGGTGAGCCCCGACACGTTTCGATCCTACGTTCGGGAGACGGTGGCGAGCCTCGCCTACCACGGCTGGGACCGGGTGGTGGTCGTGAACGGGCACGGCGGGAACGTCAGGGCGCTCGGCGAGGTCTGCGAGCTGATCAGCCGCCACGACGCAGCCTACGCCGTGGCGTTCACCTGGTTCGAGGCGGTCGACGACCACACGAGTGAGATGGGCCACGGCGGACCCCTCGAGACGGCGCTGGTCCGGCACAGCGATCCGGAACTCGTTCGGGAGGGTCGGGTCGAGGAGGCGCGTGCGGGTGCCGCGGACCGGTGGGGCGAGTGGGTGAGCACCGTGAACCTCGCCGTGGACTCGGCGGAGTTCACCGAGAACGGGGTGGTGGGCGATCCGACCGAGGGAAGCGCGGAGCGTGGCGAGGAACTCGAAGCGCTCGCCGCGAGCGCGCTCGTACGGCTGCTCGAGGCGATCGAAGGACGGGATCCGAGCGACCTCGACGGTGGGCGGTCGGTCTAG
- a CDS encoding DUF1328 family protein: protein MIELAILFAILAIVAGALGAGGVAGMSMSIAKWLIIAFVILAIITALL from the coding sequence ATGATTGAGCTCGCGATCCTCTTCGCGATCCTCGCGATCGTCGCTGGCGCCCTCGGCGCCGGTGGCGTCGCCGGCATGTCGATGTCGATCGCGAAGTGGCTGATCATCGCGTTCGTGATCCTGGCGATCATCACCGCGCTGCTCTGA
- a CDS encoding dihydroneopterin aldolase family protein, with product MPTEVQEACFEAGIKFGSLYHQFAGTPVSPESADSLARAIEESIENQPHCAEVSVEPRMEALKAAIEAGDAEYTEFTGRFAEVSLTVEYEGVTVDAHMEMDGEYPLMRLVSVERRD from the coding sequence ATGCCAACCGAGGTTCAGGAGGCCTGCTTCGAGGCGGGGATCAAGTTCGGCTCGCTCTACCACCAGTTCGCGGGGACGCCGGTGAGTCCCGAGAGCGCCGACAGCCTCGCCCGCGCCATCGAGGAATCGATCGAGAACCAGCCACACTGCGCCGAGGTGAGCGTCGAGCCGCGGATGGAAGCACTGAAAGCGGCGATCGAGGCCGGCGACGCCGAGTACACCGAGTTCACCGGCCGGTTCGCCGAGGTCTCGCTCACCGTCGAGTACGAGGGCGTCACCGTCGACGCCCATATGGAGATGGACGGGGAGTACCCACTGATGCGGCTCGTGAGCGTCGAACGGCGTGACTGA
- a CDS encoding translation initiation factor IF-2 subunit beta, which yields MDYDSSLDRAMEQVPDIAANTERLSVPDAQAQKDGAFTRFTNLGEIADTLSRETEHVHRFVQRELGTSGKFDAEGGRARYNGNFGPGDFDAAIESYVEEYVRCSECGLPDTRLVREDRTPMLRCDACGAFRPVTKRRSQTSQRTPDAIEEGNTYELQITDTGRKGDGVAKRGKYTIFVPGASEGDTVTVYINNVSGNLAFARRTE from the coding sequence ATGGACTACGACTCGAGCCTCGACCGGGCGATGGAGCAGGTCCCGGACATCGCCGCGAACACCGAGCGGCTGAGCGTCCCCGACGCGCAGGCCCAGAAAGACGGCGCGTTCACGCGCTTTACCAACCTCGGCGAGATCGCGGACACGCTGAGCCGGGAGACCGAACACGTCCACCGGTTCGTACAGCGCGAACTCGGTACCAGTGGGAAGTTCGACGCGGAGGGCGGGCGTGCGCGGTACAACGGGAACTTCGGCCCCGGCGACTTCGACGCGGCGATCGAGAGCTACGTCGAGGAGTACGTCCGGTGTTCGGAGTGTGGCCTCCCCGACACCCGACTCGTCCGCGAGGACCGCACCCCGATGCTTCGCTGTGACGCCTGTGGCGCGTTCCGGCCGGTCACAAAACGTCGGAGCCAGACCAGCCAGCGGACCCCCGACGCGATCGAGGAGGGCAACACGTACGAGCTGCAGATCACGGACACGGGGCGAAAGGGCGACGGCGTCGCCAAGCGCGGGAAGTACACGATCTTCGTGCCGGGCGCGAGCGAGGGCGACACCGTGACGGTCTACATCAACAACGTCAGCGGCAACCTCGCGTTCGCGCGCCGGACGGAGTGA
- a CDS encoding DUF192 domain-containing protein: MVRRRGPVALALLFALIALSLVVVQLGLPVWTGSDRATVTVSDGERTLATVDAAVADSPGERYTGLSDHENLAEDEGMLFVFAEEGERAFVMREMAFGIDILFVSDEGEITAIYEAPADSDERYVGDARWVLEVRKGYAAENGIDVGDEVEIEYH, translated from the coding sequence ATGGTGCGTCGTCGCGGCCCGGTTGCCCTCGCGCTCCTCTTCGCGCTGATCGCGCTCTCGCTCGTCGTGGTCCAGCTCGGCCTCCCAGTCTGGACCGGTTCGGACCGGGCGACCGTGACGGTCAGCGACGGCGAGAGGACGCTCGCGACGGTCGACGCGGCGGTCGCGGACTCGCCGGGCGAGCGATATACGGGTCTGAGCGACCACGAGAACCTCGCTGAGGACGAGGGGATGCTCTTCGTCTTCGCCGAGGAGGGCGAGCGCGCGTTCGTGATGCGGGAGATGGCCTTCGGCATCGACATCCTCTTCGTCAGCGACGAGGGCGAGATCACTGCGATCTACGAGGCGCCCGCCGACAGCGACGAGCGCTACGTCGGCGACGCCCGGTGGGTGCTCGAGGTGCGGAAGGGCTACGCCGCCGAGAACGGGATCGACGTCGGCGACGAGGTCGAGATCGAGTACCACTGA
- a CDS encoding (2Fe-2S)-binding protein, which yields MVKGDKCTDEETCSDCPSIATDGGRSDGEETRFSLSRRDTIKGVIGGGVVAANVYLFNNIRQSRVAAEPTLRERFSNQIQLNVNGETRHVNVDDQERLLETLRYKMGLTGGKFGCDRAMCGACTIEVDGEPIYGCTYFTRDAVGKEIVTIEGLEENGQLHPLQEAFIETMGGQCAYCTPGMIMSGKALLDENGDPSREEVRQALSGVLCRCGNYEQEIQGVLEAAERM from the coding sequence ATGGTAAAGGGTGACAAGTGCACCGATGAAGAGACATGTAGCGATTGTCCATCAATTGCAACGGATGGTGGAAGGTCTGATGGTGAAGAAACTCGTTTCAGCCTTTCTCGTCGCGATACGATCAAGGGTGTGATCGGGGGTGGTGTTGTTGCCGCCAACGTATACCTGTTCAACAACATCCGCCAAAGTAGAGTCGCCGCGGAGCCGACCCTCCGAGAGCGTTTCTCGAATCAGATCCAATTGAACGTCAACGGTGAAACCCGCCACGTGAACGTTGACGATCAAGAGCGCCTACTGGAGACTCTTCGGTACAAGATGGGTCTTACTGGCGGGAAGTTTGGCTGTGATCGAGCGATGTGTGGTGCCTGTACCATCGAGGTAGATGGTGAGCCCATCTATGGCTGTACGTACTTCACTCGTGACGCAGTTGGAAAAGAGATCGTCACCATTGAAGGGTTAGAGGAAAACGGCCAGCTCCACCCCCTGCAAGAAGCGTTCATCGAAACCATGGGTGGACAGTGTGCTTACTGTACTCCTGGAATGATCATGTCTGGAAAGGCCTTGTTGGATGAGAATGGTGATCCGTCGCGCGAAGAGGTCCGTCAAGCGTTATCAGGTGTTCTTTGTCGGTGCGGAAATTACGAACAGGAGATTCAGGGTGTACTAGAAGCAGCGGAGAGGATGTAA
- a CDS encoding ABC transporter ATP-binding protein: MGITEGEEDPFEEQRARVDDSMTRLFRQYGADQKYEYAVGLLASVVARLLDLIPTLMLGVAIDAIFLDDPYTLFLVPDAWIPAGQEEQFALTIGILAGAFALGALFHWIRNWGWNASAQNITHDIRVDTYEKMQRLNMEFFSDKQTGELMSILSNDVNQLERFLNDGLNSASRLIVMVLGIGGVLFYLNWQLALIALLPAPLIAGFTYVFIRIIRPKYKKMRATVGALNSRLENNLGGIQVIKSSNTERYEDDRVDDASYEYYDANWDAIWTRIKFFPTLQLISGIGFTLTFLVGGYWVFAGPPGPFTLELSIGVFTIFVLYTQQMIWPMAQFGQIINMYQRAEASSARIFGLMDEAGVLEEDADAPDLEVTEGRVEYGEVSFGYDEETIIDGVSFTVEPGETCALVGPTGAGKSTILKLLLRMYDVDEGNVLIDGTDLRDVSLSSVRQSIGYVSQDTFMFYGTVRENIAYGTFTATDEEIVEAAKAAEAHEFIVDLPEGYDTMVGERGVKLSGGQRQRLSIARGILKSPEILILDEATSDVDTETEMLIQRSLDALTEDRTTFAIAHRLSTIKDAEQILVLDEGRIVERGTHEELLANDGLYAHLWGVQAGEIDDLPDEFIERASRRAARTELND, encoded by the coding sequence ATGGGCATTACGGAGGGCGAGGAGGACCCGTTCGAGGAGCAACGGGCGCGGGTCGACGACTCGATGACGCGGCTCTTTCGCCAGTACGGCGCCGACCAGAAGTACGAGTACGCGGTGGGGCTCCTCGCGAGCGTCGTTGCGCGGCTGCTCGACCTGATCCCGACGCTGATGCTCGGGGTGGCGATCGACGCGATCTTCCTCGACGACCCGTACACGCTCTTTCTCGTCCCGGACGCGTGGATCCCGGCGGGTCAGGAAGAGCAGTTCGCGCTCACGATCGGGATCCTCGCCGGGGCGTTCGCACTCGGCGCTCTCTTTCACTGGATCCGGAACTGGGGCTGGAACGCCTCCGCACAGAACATCACCCACGACATCCGGGTCGACACCTACGAGAAGATGCAGCGGCTCAACATGGAGTTCTTCTCGGACAAGCAAACGGGTGAACTGATGAGTATCCTCTCGAACGACGTCAATCAGCTCGAGCGGTTTCTCAACGACGGGCTGAACTCCGCCTCGCGGCTGATCGTGATGGTCCTCGGCATCGGCGGGGTGCTCTTCTACCTGAACTGGCAGCTCGCGCTGATCGCGCTGTTGCCCGCCCCGCTGATAGCGGGGTTCACCTACGTCTTCATCCGGATCATCCGCCCGAAGTACAAGAAGATGCGCGCGACCGTCGGCGCGCTCAACTCCAGACTGGAGAACAACCTGGGTGGGATCCAGGTGATCAAGTCCTCGAACACCGAACGGTACGAGGACGATCGCGTCGATGACGCCTCCTACGAGTACTACGACGCCAACTGGGACGCCATCTGGACGCGGATCAAGTTCTTCCCCACGCTCCAGCTCATATCGGGCATCGGCTTCACGCTCACCTTCCTCGTCGGCGGCTACTGGGTGTTCGCCGGCCCGCCGGGGCCGTTCACGCTCGAGCTCTCGATCGGCGTGTTCACCATCTTCGTGCTCTACACCCAGCAGATGATCTGGCCGATGGCGCAGTTCGGTCAGATAATCAATATGTATCAACGCGCGGAGGCCTCAAGCGCGCGCATCTTCGGGCTGATGGACGAGGCGGGTGTCCTGGAGGAGGATGCCGACGCCCCCGACCTCGAAGTCACGGAGGGGCGCGTCGAGTACGGCGAGGTCTCGTTCGGCTACGACGAGGAGACGATCATCGATGGCGTGAGCTTCACCGTCGAACCGGGCGAGACCTGTGCGCTCGTGGGTCCCACCGGCGCGGGCAAGTCGACGATCCTCAAACTGCTGTTGCGGATGTACGACGTCGACGAGGGGAACGTCCTGATCGACGGCACCGATCTGCGAGACGTCTCGCTCTCGTCGGTCCGCCAGTCGATCGGCTACGTCAGCCAGGACACGTTCATGTTCTACGGAACCGTGCGCGAGAACATCGCCTACGGGACGTTCACCGCGACCGACGAGGAGATCGTCGAGGCGGCGAAGGCTGCGGAGGCCCACGAGTTCATCGTCGACCTGCCCGAGGGCTACGACACGATGGTCGGCGAGCGCGGCGTCAAACTCTCGGGCGGCCAGCGCCAGCGTCTCTCGATCGCACGCGGGATTCTGAAGAGTCCGGAGATACTCATCCTCGACGAGGCGACGAGCGACGTCGACACCGAGACGGAGATGCTGATCCAGCGCAGCCTCGACGCGCTCACGGAGGACCGGACGACGTTCGCGATCGCGCACCGCCTCTCGACGATCAAGGACGCGGAGCAGATCCTCGTCCTCGACGAGGGGCGGATCGTCGAGCGCGGCACCCACGAGGAGCTGCTCGCGAACGACGGCCTCTACGCCCATCTCTGGGGGGTCCAGGCGGGCGAGATCGACGACCTCCCCGACGAGTTCATCGAGCGCGCGTCACGGCGGGCCGCGAGAACCGAACTGAACGACTAG
- a CDS encoding FxLYD domain-containing protein, which translates to MDDLFPKIVNKVVILTIVVVTATILLVGVGVIGSIDVSPADFHSSGEVISTEGSIYLDRAGETTAVGEIENDYGEAITDITVIVSFYENGEEVGSVETEPLGAKVGDGQTVPFEAKYSEEGQPDSFSVSVDFTGTSEPAPEFDIEHEESHTAQDSVTVSGTAENTGDGTVERPVALATFYNQEGEVIGARSDRISPDSLEPGETGEFTIRYSTLGDVPSLARDYTDYRIVIVNQQTS; encoded by the coding sequence GTGGATGACCTCTTCCCTAAGATTGTCAACAAAGTCGTCATATTGACAATCGTAGTAGTAACTGCAACAATTCTATTGGTTGGAGTTGGAGTAATCGGTTCAATTGATGTTTCGCCCGCAGATTTCCATTCTTCTGGTGAAGTAATCTCTACAGAAGGATCAATCTATCTGGATCGAGCAGGCGAAACGACAGCAGTAGGTGAGATAGAGAACGATTACGGGGAGGCCATAACGGATATCACCGTCATCGTTTCATTCTATGAAAACGGTGAAGAAGTGGGTTCGGTAGAGACCGAACCGCTCGGAGCGAAAGTTGGAGATGGTCAGACAGTACCTTTCGAGGCTAAATATTCCGAAGAAGGTCAACCGGATAGTTTCTCGGTATCTGTTGACTTTACAGGTACTTCGGAGCCTGCTCCTGAGTTTGATATTGAGCACGAAGAGTCCCACACTGCACAAGATAGCGTCACAGTCTCTGGAACCGCCGAGAATACGGGGGATGGAACAGTAGAACGGCCTGTTGCATTAGCTACGTTCTATAATCAGGAGGGCGAGGTAATTGGAGCTCGATCAGATCGAATTTCGCCTGATTCGCTTGAACCTGGCGAGACAGGGGAGTTCACTATTCGGTATTCGACATTAGGTGATGTGCCTAGCCTCGCTCGAGATTATACAGATTATAGAATCGTGATCGTAAACCAACAAACTAGCTGA
- a CDS encoding XdhC family protein produces the protein MGQYSRVDELTGQGETIALVTVTAVEGSAPRDVGTSMIVHSDGRIEGTIGGGTVEHLSKTAAIEAIEERTPRRETWELRPGGNTGMVCDGSMEVFINVLEGQRQLIVVGGGHIAVPVVRIGAELGYSPVVIEDRDEFATSDRFPTARIINANVEEGFDEVTVTSNTAIVIATRNSTLDQRAAKEGLQSDAFYVGCVASETKAGHIRDGLRDGDEELMDINELYAPIGLDLGAETPSQIALSILSEVEAVRTGATHRSHSKDTNIDESSSSDHLKSSKLKSE, from the coding sequence ATGGGACAGTATAGCAGGGTAGATGAGCTGACCGGACAAGGCGAAACTATTGCCTTAGTTACTGTCACAGCAGTTGAGGGCAGTGCCCCACGCGACGTAGGGACGTCAATGATCGTCCACAGTGATGGTCGGATCGAGGGGACAATTGGAGGAGGTACCGTTGAACACCTTTCGAAGACTGCAGCGATAGAAGCAATCGAAGAACGGACGCCACGCCGTGAAACGTGGGAACTTCGACCTGGTGGAAACACAGGGATGGTTTGTGACGGTTCCATGGAAGTATTTATCAACGTACTCGAAGGACAACGTCAATTGATTGTTGTTGGTGGTGGACATATCGCAGTGCCAGTTGTGCGAATTGGGGCAGAGCTAGGATACTCACCGGTCGTAATTGAAGACCGCGATGAGTTTGCAACTTCTGATCGTTTCCCCACGGCTCGCATAATTAACGCAAACGTGGAGGAAGGATTTGATGAAGTGACTGTCACATCAAACACGGCAATCGTAATCGCAACTCGAAATAGTACGCTTGATCAGAGAGCGGCAAAGGAAGGGTTGCAGAGTGATGCGTTCTACGTTGGATGCGTCGCGTCTGAAACCAAAGCGGGCCATATCCGGGACGGATTGCGTGATGGAGACGAAGAATTAATGGATATCAATGAATTGTATGCTCCTATTGGATTGGATTTAGGTGCCGAAACACCCTCGCAGATCGCACTCTCAATACTCTCAGAGGTTGAAGCTGTAAGGACTGGAGCAACCCACCGTTCCCACTCGAAAGATACTAATATTGATGAATCTAGCTCCTCCGACCACTTGAAGTCCTCAAAACTAAAATCCGAATGA